ACTCTAGCGAACTTGCCATACCGGAATTCCGAATGAACTTTATCCTTAGATTGGGAATGTTTTTCGTAACGATGCTCACCAGCAATCGAAACTGCATCTTGAGTAACTTGAACATCCAGGTCTTTAGCTTCCACGCCTGGAATCTCAACTCTTAATAGCAACTCTGAGCCATTATCATGTAATTCAACCGCAGGAACCCACGCTGTTCTCGGTGATGAAGAAATCTCAGAGTTACCGCGCTCGGCTACTGTAAGCTCAGAGAATAGTTGATCCATTTGACGACGCAGAATCTCCATTTCACGGAATGGTTCCCAACGAATCAGTGCCATATTTTAATCTCTCCTTAACTTTCTAATTCAATCTTGGGTAATCAAACAAAGTTTTAGAGGTATTTTTTAGAGAGGAGCTTTATTTGCTTTGTTTCTTCTCTCTAGTAAGTAATTTAATAAAAGAAGAATCTAAAAACAGTTGGGTAAACCGTACAGACATAGGTTGGATTTACCGTATCAAACAAAAAAATTATGAAAAGCTTGAGAATAATGAATGTCAAAGGAAGTAGGCGATCGTAAATTAAACTATATTATGTAATGTAAATTTAATTAAATTCGCTTGTAGCTAGAAGCTCTAGCCCGATGCTAAGGGTTAGATTGACAAAGACGCTGAACATAGCTTGCCGTATGAAGACTTGCTAACGCTTCTGGCGTCTCCCCAATGCGAAGGGCTACGGTGTGGACACAATTAAAAAAAAGCTCAATTATCTCCTTCCCATACAGAGCATGGCAATGGCTGATTAGCGACTGCTGCCTCCAGTCAGACATTGAGTCAGAGACTCAATGAATGTATTCCAGTCGGAGACTGGGAACGAGTCAAGGCTCATTAAGCTAGGTTTTTAGGACTTGTGTGTACACCGTAGCTTTGGCTGTTTGGGATTCTTCGGATTTAATTAAATAATCAAGCGGAGATGATATAAACAGTTATCCTGCTTTATATGCAACTTTTCTATACACCCGGCGCTGAAGTATGGTTGTAAGCGACGATGATTTTATTTACAATCTGGTGGCAGAGTTTTGCTGTCTGATTTCATGTTCAGTTTTATTCAAGAAATTCTTCCTGATTTAAAATTAACTTAGTAACTGATATGGATGCTCAAAAAATAAAAATTTTATTAGTTGATGACAACTTAGAGAATTTACATTTTTTATCAGACATCCTTCAACACCAAGGTTATCAGGTAGAAAGTGTCATTTTTGGACAATTGGCAATCAATACGGCAATTGCTTCTCCCCCGGATTTGCTTTTGCTAAATGTTTTGATTATAGAGAGGGATGGGTATGAAGTATGTCAATATTTGAAAGCTAAGGATCAAACTCAAGAAATTCCGATAATTCTTTTCGGAATTTTCGATGATTTTTTTGAAAAAATAAACGTCTTCAATTTAGGCGATATTGACTATATTACTCAACCATTCCAAACCAAAGAAGTTTTATTACGCGTCCAAAATCAACTCACTCTTCAAAGACTGAAAAAACAGTTAAAAGAAAAAAATGCCCAACTGCAACAGGAGATTAAAGAGCGTCAACGGATTACAGTTGAGTTAAATATTCGCGACAGACAAATAAAAGATATTTTTAAAGAAATTCCCGTTAGTATTAGCAAAGCCTTTTGTAGAGAAGTTTATCGAAGCGAACGCCTTGTAGTTGAAGCCGCCCTCAAGAAGAGTGAAAGTCAGTATCGCCTCCTGGTGGAGACATCCCAGGACATGATTTGGTCGGTGGGCATTGATGGATTAATTACCTTTGTCAATCCAGCAGTCAAACAGATTTATGGCTACGAACCCCAAGAAATGATCGGGTGTGCCTTAATTGATTTCATCTCACCTACACAAGTTGCTCAAGATAAAGTAGCCTTTGAGCGTGTTCTTCAGGGAAAGTCTATTTTCCAGCATGAAACTACCTGTGTGGCTAAAGATGGTACTTTACTTTATTTAATGTTGAATGCGATCGCATTACGCAACGAAGAGGGTCAGGTTATAGGCATGACGGGCACTGCTAGTAATATTACGCAGCGCAGAGGTATAGAAAAGTTACTCCAAGAAAGCGCGATTAAGCTCCGTAACCATAATCTCGTGCTAACACAATTGGCACAAAATCAGACGCTTTATCAGGGTGATTTGAAAGCAGCCTTGAGTATAATCACAGAAACAGCTGTCAACAATATTGGCGTAGAACGAGCTAGTGTATGGCTGTATGACGAAACGGGCATGAAAATCCAGTGTTTTGATTTATTTGAGGGCAGTCGCAATCAACATAACGAAGGACTTTTCTTGTCAGCGACAGACTATCCAGTTTATTTTGCAGCTTTGCAGCAAAACCAATCAATCGCCGCAGATGATGCTCATACCGATCCCAGAATTAAAGAATTTTCTGCGTCTTATTCAAGATTAAATATTACCTCCATACTCGATACACCCGTTAGGCTGGAGGGAAAGACCGTAGGAGTTTTATGTCTAGAGGCAGTGGAAGTTACTCATCATTGGACGCTAGAGGACCAAAATTTCGCTCGCTCTCTGGGTAATTTAGTATCTTTGGTATTGGAGGCAAAAGAACGCCAACGCGCAGAAGCAGCACGACGGGCTTCTGAAGAAAAGTTAGCATCAGCTTTCCGGTCATCTCCCGATCCAATTGCCTTAATTACTGTTCCCAATAAACGCTACATCGAAGTCAACGACAGCTTTTGTCGGTTTTTTGGTTATTCTCGCTCTCAAGTGATTGATCGCACCGATGAAGAATTGCATATTTGGGTGAATCCAGAAGAATATCATTTTCTCATCAACATCCTGCAAGAAACCAAAGCCATCCGCAACTATGAAATTGATGTCTGCACAGCAACAGGAGAAATCAGGACAACACTGTTGAGTGCAGAAATGATCGAGATTGATGGGCAATGGTACGTACTGGGAACCGCAAAAGATATTACTGAACGCAAGCAGGCAGAAAATGAAAGCCGTTTGTTACTGTTGACAACCCAAGCTATCACTCGCGCCAGTGATGTCAACAGCGCCTTAGCAGTGGTCTTGCGCTTAATTTGCCACACCATTGGCTGGGATTTTGGTGAAGCCTGGCTACCTAATAAAGATGGGACTGTTTTAGAGCATAGTTTGGGTTGGTATGGAGAGGAGAGCAGCTTAGAAGAATTCTGCCAGCAAAGCCAAACGGTGAAATTTGCTCTGGGAGTGGGATTGCCAGGAAGAGTTTGGCAGAACCAAGAACCCGAATGGATAGAAGATGTTTCTAAAGTTACACAACCAGTTTTCTTGCGATCGCCACAAGCCGCAAAGGTAGGATTCAAAGCTGGTTTTGGTGTTCCCATACTGGCTGGGAACCAAGTATTAGCTGTTTTAGTGTTTTTTAAACGTAGCTCAGTATTGGTAGATCGGCGTTTGCTCTTGCTAGTCAGTGCTGTTGCTGCTCAATTGGGTGGGTTGATTGAGCGCAAAACCTTAGAACAAGAACTAGCACTCAGAGAAGCTCGTCTCAATGCCTTTTTTAGCAGTGCCCCCGTCGGTATGAATATTGTAGATAACCAGCTGCGATTTGTCCAAATTAACCAACTGCTAGCGGAGATTAATGGACTACCCCAGCAAGATCATATTGGCAAGACCATCCATGAAGTCTTACCCGACATCGCCCCTGTAGTAGAACCAATTTATCAACAAGTTCTGGTAACTGGTCAACCGATTCTCAATCAAGAATTAAGCAGCGCATCAATCAAGCAACCAGATATTATCCGCCACTTCTTAGCTTCTTATTTTCCGATTGTTAGTGAAGGCGATCGCCCCTCTGGTGTTGGCACAGTTTTAGTAGAAATTAGCGAACTACACGCAGCGCTACGCGAACGCAAACACGTCGAACAAGAACTACGTTTAGCCAACGAACGCCTACAATATCTGCTCACCTCTAGCCCTGTAGTCATTTATAGCAGCAAAACATCAGAGGATTTTAGCATTACTTTTATCAGTGAAAACGTTAAAGAAATGGTGGGCTATGAAGCGCGGGAATTTATCGATAACTCCAGTTTTTGGCTTTATCGCGTCCATCCACAAGATATTGAACTGATATCGGAAAAATTTTCTCACCTGATTAAGCAGGAGTACATTTCTTACGAATACCGTTGGTTACACGCTGACGGAACTTATCACTGGTTCTACGAAAAGATGAGGTTAATTCGTGACGAAGCAAATTCCCCGATCGAATGGGTTGGTTATTGGGCAGATATTAACGATCGCAAATTAGCAGAACTAGCTTTGCAGTCAGGTCAGCAACGATATCAACTTTTAGCAGAAGCCTCACCAGCTTGTATATTTCATACTGATGTCGATGGCAATGTTTTATATTTTAATCAACGCTGGAGTGAAATTACTGGATGTAGTTTAGAAAATTCTCTGGGAACAGGTTGGGCAAATGCCGTACATCCAGACGACCGCGAACAGCTATTGTTGGCATGGAATCAAGCAACAGTCGCTAAATCAACCTATAAGTACGAACATCGTTTCTTACATGACGATGATAATACAGTCGTCTGGGTAATTTGTCATGCTTTGCCAGAATTTAGAGATGATGGAGAAATTAAAGGTTACATCGGTACAATTACAGATATTACCGAGAGAAAATTGGCAGAAGAAGCCTTACGTGAGAGTGCAGAGCGAGAAAGAGCGATCGCGCAAGTGATTCAAAGAATGCGCCAAACACTGGATTTAGAGACGATATTTGCGGCGACAACCGAAGAATTACGCCAAGTACTCAACTGCGATCGGGTTGTTGTCTATCGCTTCAATCCCAACTGGAATGGCGAATTTGTTTCTGAATCAGTGGGTAACGATTGGATTTCTCTCATAGAAGAACACAACAACGATCCTCATCTCACAGAAGGTGTTTTACAAGATGGACGTTGCCTAGCGAAAATTTTGGATAGTGCGGATAACCAGATGGAATATTCTGACCTGCAAGCAACCCCAGGTGCAAGTTTCCTCTGTGTCCCAGACATTTACAACGCTGAGTTTCATCCTGCTTATATCAATCTCTTAGAGCGATTTCAGGCTAAAGCCTACATTATTGTTCCGATTTTACATGGTAGTCAGCTTTGGGGATTGCTGGCGAGTTATCAAAATTCCGATCCCCGCCAATGGAAACCAGGAGAAATCAACATCGTAGTTCAAATTGGCAATCAGTTGGGTGTTGCTTTACAACAGGCACAATTGCTAGCGCAAACTCAAAGGCAGTCACAAGCATTGCAAGAAGCTGTAATCATTGCTGATGCTGCTAACCGCGCCAAAAGCGAATTCCTGGCCAACATGAGTCACGAACTGCGTACTCCACTCAACGCCATCCTCGGTTTTACCCAAGTCATGAGCCACGATCGTGATTTATCAACTGAACATCAGCAAAATCTAGCAATCATCAATCGTGCTGGCGAACATCTCCTGAATTTAATCAACGATATTTTGGAAATGTCTAAAATCGAAGCTGGGAGAATAACCTTAAATCTCAACAGTTTTGACTTAATTCGCCTCTTGGAAAACCTTAAAGAGATGTTGCGCTTCCGCGCCACCTCCAAAGGATTGGAATTGGTCTTTGAATATACATCTCACCTTCCCCAATACATCCAAGTTGACGAAAGTAAACTGCGTCAAGTCTTGCTTAACCTCCTGGGAAATGCCATCAAATTTACCGATACTGGCAGGGTGACGCTGCGGGTGGGGATGGGGGAGCAGGGGAGCAGGGGAGCAGGGGAGCAGGGGAGCAGGGGAGCAGAGGAGCAGGGGAGCAGGGGAGAAGTAGCAGTAAGTCTTTCCCCTCTGCCCCTCTGCCCCTTTGCACCTCTGCCTCTTCCTATGCCCAATTCCCAATTCCTAACCTTTGAGGTACAAGATACTGGCCGCGGTATTGCCCCACAAGAAATTGACTTGCTATTTGAAGCTTTTGGGCAAACTGAAACCGGAAGAAAATCGCAACAGGGAACAGGACTAGGTTTAGCAATTAGCCGCAAATATGTGCAACTAATGGGAGGAGATATTAGCGTCACCAGCACTATTGGCGAGGGAAGTAAATTTACTTTTGATATTCAAATTGGTCTAGCCACAGTCAGCGAAATCCAGATCCAACAAATTAGACCCCAAGTTATTAGTTTAGTGCCTGATCAAAGTGAATACCGTATTTTAGTGGTTGATGACTCCACAGATAGCCGTTTAGTGTTAAAGAAAATTCTGACATCTATCGGTTTTGTAGTCCAGGAAGCAATAAATGGCATGGAAGCGATCGCACTTTGGCAGACATGGCAACCACATCTAATTTTAATGGATATGCGGATGCCAATTATGGACGGCTACGAAGCCACAAAAGTTATTAAAACTAGAGAAGAAACCTTAATCCAAAATACCGAATCCCAAATACCCAATTGGAAGACCATTATTATTGCCTTAACTGCTAATGCTTTTGAGGAACAACGAGAGGCAATAATCAAAGCGGGTTGCGATGATTATATTAACAAGCCTTTCCGTGAGGAAGAATTACTAGAAAAGTTGAGCGAATATTTGGGAGTTCAATATATTTATCAAGAAGAAAGCTATCAGTTAACAAATCTAAAGCAACAAAGACCAAAATCAATGTTGACACTCACAGATTTAGTAACTCTATTATCTGAAATGCCGCCTGAATGGGTGAAACAAGTGTACACTGCCGCAGCCCAATGTAGTGATGACCTGATTTTAGAATTGATTGAGCAAATACCCTTAGAAAATGCTGTACTGCAAAATTTTATCAAGAATTTAGCTCATGATTTCCAGTTTGAGAAAATCATGGAATTGACGAGTATTGCAGGAGTCTTATCCAGCTAATAAAAATTGATGGTTAAGCAAGTTCGTAGTAAGCACTTTAGTCCTTAATTTTCTCAGCACTAAAGTGCTTACTACAAACTTCAATTTTAGATTTTTATTTCAATTCAAAGTCCAAAATTCAAGATGATTTTACCGTAAACGTCCCGATCGCAATGTACTAATAATTAACCACAAACCCAATAAACTAGCGACTGCAAACAGGATGGTACTTAAAAAAGATAGCTGAGTTGTTTGCGCTCTGGTGGAAATAATTGCCGCACCCATAATCAGCGAACCCACTAAAATACTAAAAGATAGTCGGTTAGCGGCATCGTCCATAGTGCGCCGGACACCATCTAACCCCCGCAGCGATAGATTCCACTGTAGGGTTTCTGAGGTAACTCGGTCTAATAAGAGTTCGATTTGGCGAGGAGATTGGAGAGACAGACTTTTAATATCTAAAGCTGTCCGTAATAGCGATCGCACTGGATTATCGCCCAGTAATTGCCGACGAAACAAGTCTGTAATTAATGGTTTGACTTCATCAAAAAAGTTAAGCTCTGGGTTGAATGTCCGCGCTACCCCTTCTAAATTTGCTAGGGTTTTGGCATACAAACCCATATTACTAGGTAATCTAATTTTATTGTTGCGGGCAACTTGTAAAACTTCATAAATTATCTGACTGAAGTTTATTTGCGTGAGGCTGACGTTGTGATATTTTCGCAACATGCGATCGTAATCATTTTCTAACCGCGACAAAATTACTGGTTGAGCAGAATCTGATAGTTGCAAAGTTAACTGAGCGCACCTTTGAGCATCTAAATCAACGATCGCTAACAACATCTCTGTTAATATCTGCTGTGTCCGGGGATCAAGTCTTCCCACCATGCCACAATCTAAAAGAGCGACACGCCCATCTTTGAGATAAAACAAGTTTCCCGGATGGGGATCAGCGTGAAAAAAGCCATCAATATATAGTTGCTGGAAAAATACCCGAAACAACAAAGTAGTTATTTCTTTACGCTTTTCGGCAGGATCTTTAACGTTGGGGTCATTATCCAAATCCGCCGCCAGGAACGGCACTCCATCCAGCCATTCCATTACCAGCAATTTCTCTGTGGTCAACTCCCAGTTAATTTCCGCCACCATTATTTGTGTGGGATCGTACCAGCGACTCTTGGATAAGTTGCGCCGCAGCTGGTCTGTAAAACCCGCTTCCCGTGTAAAATCTAACTCGGCTTCTAAGGCTTTAGTAAATTCTTCGGCGATGGATTTGATTTCGTAGGTTTGCCCAAAATCAGTTCGCGCCACTAAATCGGCAATACCTTGAATTAAAGCAATATCTTGAGCAATAGTAATATCAATTCCTGGACGTTGCACTTTTAGAGCGACTTCTCGACCGTCTGCTAGTGTAGCGCGATGTGTCTGAGCAATCGATCCGGCTGCTACGGGGATCGGGTTAACAGTGCTGAAGGTTTCTGCTAATGGACGTTTTAATTCTTTGCGGAGGATTATTTCTATCTCTGACCAAGGAACTGGCGGTACTTCATCTTGTAGAGTTGACAATTCCTCAATATAGGAGGCGCTCAGTAAGTCGGGGCGGGTAGAGAGTAGCTGACCAAGTTTGACGTAAACTGGCCCCAAGTCTACCAGAATATTTTTTAAAACCGCAGGTGTCGGCAGTTGGGGTTCATCAGCTTTGCCACCAGTAAGTAACCTTCGCATATAGTCCCAGCCATTGCGAAGGAAGACTTCCAGGATTTCTCGTTGACGGGGAACAGTTTGGGTGAGGAACATTTTGTAAAAAACTCAAAGAGGCAGAGGAGTTAAAGAGGTAAGCAGCAGGGGATGACAATACAACGGAAATCGGCTCTAGTTTTGATGCTTGCTAAAGTTTTGCTAGCTGCGGCACAATCTTGAAATCTTTTTATGGATGATTGTACGGCTTCGTGAAGCTTCTGTTCGTTCAGCATCCGTTTGACGTAATTAGAGCAGGAATCCCCGCCGTGTAATAAGCGATGGGAACAAGAAAATCCTTTAGACGGAGAAATATATTTTTGATAAGCAGTAATAGAGTCGATTGCCATTGTCTTGGCCAGAGGCTCAAAGCTAATAATGTCCATAACTGTCAGATAAAATAACAGACTGTCAAGTTATAATGGGAAAATAGACTTTTTCGCCTCTGCCAAGGGTTCTAACTTTTATAGCAGGTCAGTAAATCGGGAATCACTTTGGAGAATTTTAAGGATCTGCTTGATTTCCTGGGTACGTTCTTTTTTGACAACGAGGGTGACATTGCGATCGCGCACAATCACCACATCCTCTAAACCAATAGTAACAACTACATCTTCTGGGTTTGAGGCGTAAATAATCGCCCCTTGCGTATCTAAACCTACGTGAGTAGCGAGTTCCACGTTTGGAGTATCTTCCGTTTTCAGTAAACGTTCGATCGCATTCCAATCTCCTAAATCATCCCAACCAAAATCAACTGGCAAAACGTATGCTAGAGTTGTCTTTTCCATTAACGCATAGTCTATACTCTTCTTAGGCAACTGGGGATAGATATCAGGGCCATGTTGTTCTAAAGGTTCGATAATTTCTGGAGCATGGGTATGTAGTTCCTTGAGAACAACCCCCGCCCGAAAAACGAACATTCCACTATTCCAGCTAAAACGTCCCGTAGATAAAAAAGTCTCTGCCGTTTCTCGGTCGGGCTTTTCAGTAAAGCGGTTCACGTGATAAGCTGGCAACTCATTAAAGCTACCTATTTTTTCACCTTGTTCAATGTAGCCGTAACCGGTTGATGGAAAAGTAGGCTTGATCCCCAGTGTAACGATCGCTGCTGTGCTTGTTGCCAGTTGCGTAGCTGCATTTAATGTGTGTGCAAAGGCCTCTTGGTCAGCAATCCAGTGGTCAGCAGGGAAAAAGCCAATCACAGCGTCTTCACCATAGCGCCGTTTGATTTCTAAACTTGTCCAAGCAACGGCTGCGGCAGTGTCTCTTCCTTCCGACTCAATCAGTAAGTTTTCAACTGGTAGATCGGGTAGTTGTTGTCTTACGCCTTCAGCTATCTGACTAGAAGTGATAACCCACAAGGAATCCCATCCGCCACCGAGTTCAATCAATCGATCGGCGGTTGCTTGTAATAGACTTCTAGAGCTACCATCAAGACTTAAAAATTGCTTGGGTCGGTCTTTGCGGCTTAGGGGCCAAAAACGTTCACCTTTACCACCAGCTAGGATTACGGGGAACAATAAAGTATTCATGTTGTCATACACGCCTACCGAAGAACATTACAAGTTTACAGTGAGCTTTTCCACTGGCAATATTTGTAGCTTGGATTAACATACTTTTAGGGAGTGGTTGAGTGGGGAGATAATTGTGATAAAACAAGTCGAATGGTCGGAAAATCCGGTTACGTCTCAGCAAGTAGTAGAGTTTGAAAGTGACGTGCGATCG
This portion of the Nostoc sp. GT001 genome encodes:
- a CDS encoding Hsp20/alpha crystallin family protein, coding for MALIRWEPFREMEILRRQMDQLFSELTVAERGNSEISSSPRTAWVPAVELHDNGSELLLRVEIPGVEAKDLDVQVTQDAVSIAGEHRYEKHSQSKDKVHSEFRYGKFARVIPLPTKVQNQQVKADLKDGILILTLPKLEQEQSKVFKVNLGQSQSSTASIEGGNGNTQSNIRSQQSVETA
- a CDS encoding PAS domain S-box protein, with the translated sequence MDAQKIKILLVDDNLENLHFLSDILQHQGYQVESVIFGQLAINTAIASPPDLLLLNVLIIERDGYEVCQYLKAKDQTQEIPIILFGIFDDFFEKINVFNLGDIDYITQPFQTKEVLLRVQNQLTLQRLKKQLKEKNAQLQQEIKERQRITVELNIRDRQIKDIFKEIPVSISKAFCREVYRSERLVVEAALKKSESQYRLLVETSQDMIWSVGIDGLITFVNPAVKQIYGYEPQEMIGCALIDFISPTQVAQDKVAFERVLQGKSIFQHETTCVAKDGTLLYLMLNAIALRNEEGQVIGMTGTASNITQRRGIEKLLQESAIKLRNHNLVLTQLAQNQTLYQGDLKAALSIITETAVNNIGVERASVWLYDETGMKIQCFDLFEGSRNQHNEGLFLSATDYPVYFAALQQNQSIAADDAHTDPRIKEFSASYSRLNITSILDTPVRLEGKTVGVLCLEAVEVTHHWTLEDQNFARSLGNLVSLVLEAKERQRAEAARRASEEKLASAFRSSPDPIALITVPNKRYIEVNDSFCRFFGYSRSQVIDRTDEELHIWVNPEEYHFLINILQETKAIRNYEIDVCTATGEIRTTLLSAEMIEIDGQWYVLGTAKDITERKQAENESRLLLLTTQAITRASDVNSALAVVLRLICHTIGWDFGEAWLPNKDGTVLEHSLGWYGEESSLEEFCQQSQTVKFALGVGLPGRVWQNQEPEWIEDVSKVTQPVFLRSPQAAKVGFKAGFGVPILAGNQVLAVLVFFKRSSVLVDRRLLLLVSAVAAQLGGLIERKTLEQELALREARLNAFFSSAPVGMNIVDNQLRFVQINQLLAEINGLPQQDHIGKTIHEVLPDIAPVVEPIYQQVLVTGQPILNQELSSASIKQPDIIRHFLASYFPIVSEGDRPSGVGTVLVEISELHAALRERKHVEQELRLANERLQYLLTSSPVVIYSSKTSEDFSITFISENVKEMVGYEAREFIDNSSFWLYRVHPQDIELISEKFSHLIKQEYISYEYRWLHADGTYHWFYEKMRLIRDEANSPIEWVGYWADINDRKLAELALQSGQQRYQLLAEASPACIFHTDVDGNVLYFNQRWSEITGCSLENSLGTGWANAVHPDDREQLLLAWNQATVAKSTYKYEHRFLHDDDNTVVWVICHALPEFRDDGEIKGYIGTITDITERKLAEEALRESAERERAIAQVIQRMRQTLDLETIFAATTEELRQVLNCDRVVVYRFNPNWNGEFVSESVGNDWISLIEEHNNDPHLTEGVLQDGRCLAKILDSADNQMEYSDLQATPGASFLCVPDIYNAEFHPAYINLLERFQAKAYIIVPILHGSQLWGLLASYQNSDPRQWKPGEINIVVQIGNQLGVALQQAQLLAQTQRQSQALQEAVIIADAANRAKSEFLANMSHELRTPLNAILGFTQVMSHDRDLSTEHQQNLAIINRAGEHLLNLINDILEMSKIEAGRITLNLNSFDLIRLLENLKEMLRFRATSKGLELVFEYTSHLPQYIQVDESKLRQVLLNLLGNAIKFTDTGRVTLRVGMGEQGSRGAGEQGSRGAEEQGSRGEVAVSLSPLPLCPFAPLPLPMPNSQFLTFEVQDTGRGIAPQEIDLLFEAFGQTETGRKSQQGTGLGLAISRKYVQLMGGDISVTSTIGEGSKFTFDIQIGLATVSEIQIQQIRPQVISLVPDQSEYRILVVDDSTDSRLVLKKILTSIGFVVQEAINGMEAIALWQTWQPHLILMDMRMPIMDGYEATKVIKTREETLIQNTESQIPNWKTIIIALTANAFEEQREAIIKAGCDDYINKPFREEELLEKLSEYLGVQYIYQEESYQLTNLKQQRPKSMLTLTDLVTLLSEMPPEWVKQVYTAAAQCSDDLILELIEQIPLENAVLQNFIKNLAHDFQFEKIMELTSIAGVLSS
- a CDS encoding AarF/ABC1/UbiB kinase family protein, with the protein product MFLTQTVPRQREILEVFLRNGWDYMRRLLTGGKADEPQLPTPAVLKNILVDLGPVYVKLGQLLSTRPDLLSASYIEELSTLQDEVPPVPWSEIEIILRKELKRPLAETFSTVNPIPVAAGSIAQTHRATLADGREVALKVQRPGIDITIAQDIALIQGIADLVARTDFGQTYEIKSIAEEFTKALEAELDFTREAGFTDQLRRNLSKSRWYDPTQIMVAEINWELTTEKLLVMEWLDGVPFLAADLDNDPNVKDPAEKRKEITTLLFRVFFQQLYIDGFFHADPHPGNLFYLKDGRVALLDCGMVGRLDPRTQQILTEMLLAIVDLDAQRCAQLTLQLSDSAQPVILSRLENDYDRMLRKYHNVSLTQINFSQIIYEVLQVARNNKIRLPSNMGLYAKTLANLEGVARTFNPELNFFDEVKPLITDLFRRQLLGDNPVRSLLRTALDIKSLSLQSPRQIELLLDRVTSETLQWNLSLRGLDGVRRTMDDAANRLSFSILVGSLIMGAAIISTRAQTTQLSFLSTILFAVASLLGLWLIISTLRSGRLR
- the yidD gene encoding membrane protein insertion efficiency factor YidD, which translates into the protein MDIISFEPLAKTMAIDSITAYQKYISPSKGFSCSHRLLHGGDSCSNYVKRMLNEQKLHEAVQSSIKRFQDCAAASKTLASIKTRADFRCIVIPCCLPL
- a CDS encoding mannose-1-phosphate guanylyltransferase, which codes for MNTLLFPVILAGGKGERFWPLSRKDRPKQFLSLDGSSRSLLQATADRLIELGGGWDSLWVITSSQIAEGVRQQLPDLPVENLLIESEGRDTAAAVAWTSLEIKRRYGEDAVIGFFPADHWIADQEAFAHTLNAATQLATSTAAIVTLGIKPTFPSTGYGYIEQGEKIGSFNELPAYHVNRFTEKPDRETAETFLSTGRFSWNSGMFVFRAGVVLKELHTHAPEIIEPLEQHGPDIYPQLPKKSIDYALMEKTTLAYVLPVDFGWDDLGDWNAIERLLKTEDTPNVELATHVGLDTQGAIIYASNPEDVVVTIGLEDVVIVRDRNVTLVVKKERTQEIKQILKILQSDSRFTDLL